In a genomic window of Poecilia reticulata strain Guanapo linkage group LG22, Guppy_female_1.0+MT, whole genome shotgun sequence:
- the ky gene encoding kyphoscoliosis peptidase: MSAEVSLHKFSFPLACSVSLSSQDKVTQKVPVLVKNLEVHKPKENQTLGEENRITVVQAFVNNEXRALESTKPADGGDTVAARPCVNPEASQNAVVARQSVAENLRVEGEDQRPAAKRQLSSESAAKSITAVKKSALRKEPNEQKGGVKAALPGKRKRRKDLFKSPEVFLRLDSHVIRAGEELKLKRVYDVKTIVQRVTQGCRNELEQLRAIWVWLCNNIEYDVSGYLGHTEKLSSPEEVIAAGRGVCCGYSNLCTEMCREVGIECQEVPGHSKGIGYRQGHSLKNVKSDHLWNAVLLGEEWFLLDACWGAGQVDMQHESFVKRFDDFYFLTDPEEFIDSHFPDEEKWQLLDKPISIEEFEQRVFKTSAFFTMGLSLISPLHHHIVTDDGEATISLGFSKLTTFTYEITQHQDLLHCGALEQKESINSSFGLLTVSDRSMKLQLLPPESDTYDIKLFARSGNATTPLVWVCSFTVECPNPRATEDIPENPFLSWGLQPFAGSLGVIGSSQNSEVAEVEDGVFDLVLKTCQPLMVLCELVHPQMEGAVARCCLATQIQPDNLTCHVLCPFHGFYRLSLFVRDYEKTEDKFQNAANYLLHCKEKVVGLEELFPPNLGSACGPGTRTVKAGLSRFSHNSAIVSTQQGKCNLTFHNQQDLELHYVLXKENISSNFPLSRYVFCTYTDRKVTVSLSLPEAGVYRLGLYARITAGGDFSPMCDFVLRNNSPQIRPPFPCVYSAWGKGCVLFEPRVGLLEPLSWVLFRVRVPGALRVSVVGESRTDLKLNKSRVWEGDVFSGNSLQQLKLAASLGDSSEMSVLMMFDVKQLQTEDANKD, encoded by the exons ATGTCTGCCGAAGTTTCGTTGCACAAGTTCTCTTTTCCATTGGCCTGCTCTGTAAGCCTTTCTTCTCAAGACAAGGTGACCCAGAAGGTACCTGTACTTGTAAAGAACCTAGAAGTTCACAAACCTAAAGAGAACCAAACGTTAGGAGAGGAGAACCGCATTACAGTTGTACAAGCATTTGTGAACAATGAGGRCCGAGCTTTGGAGAGCACAAAGCCTGCTGACGGGGGTGACACAGTTGCCGCYCGGCCCTGTGTCAATCCAGAAGCCTCCCAGAATGCCGTGGTTGCCAGGCAGAGCGTGGCTGAAAATCTGCGAGTGGAGGGTGAGGATCAACGTCCGGCAGCGAAGAGGCAGCTGTCCTCAGAGAGYGCAGCCAAGTCCATCACAGCTGTKAAAAAAAGTGCACTGAGGAAGGAGCCAAATGAACAGAAAGGGGGAGTAAAGGCCGCTCTGCCAGGCAAAAGAAAGCGTCGAAAGGACCTGTTCAAGAGCCCAGAGGTCTTCCTCAGGCTGGACTCCCATGTCATCAGGGCCGGAGAAGAG CTGAAACTAAAGCGTGTGTATGACGTGAAGACAATTGTACAAAGAGTCACACAAGGATGCAGAAACGAGCTGGAGCAACTGCGCGCCATCTGGGTGTGGCTGTGTAACAACATTG AGTATGATGTGAGCGGGTATCTTGGCCACACAGAAAAGCTGAGCTCCCCAGAGGAGGTGATAGCTGCTGGCCGCGGGGTTTGCTGTGGCTACTCCAATCTTTGTACAGAGATGTGCAG agaaGTGGGCATCGAGTGCCAAGAAGTGCCAGGCCACAGTAAGGGCATCGGTTACCGTCAAGGTCATAGTTTAAAGAATGTGAAGTCGGACCATCTATGGAACGCTGTGCTTCTGGGGGAGGAGTGGTTCCTCCTKGATGCCTGTTGGGGAGCTGGACAAGTAGATATGCAACATGAAAGCTTTGTCAAAAG GTTTGATGACTTCTATTTCCTAACTGACCCAGAGGAATTCATCGATTCACACTTCCCAGATGAGGAGAAATGGCAGCTCTTGGATAAGCCCATCTCCATTGAGGAATTTGAACAAAGGGTCTTCAAGACCTCAGCCTTCTTCACCATGGGGCTCAGTCTGATAAGTCCTCTTCACCATCATATAGTCACAG ATGACGGGGAAGCAACCATATCCCTTGGTTTCTCCAAGCTGACAACGTTCACCTATGAGATCACACAGCATCAAGATCTCCTCCACTGTGGAGCTTTAGAGCAGAAAGAGTCAATCAATTCCTCCTTTGGCCTTCTAACTGTCTCTGACAGGAGTATGAAGTTGCAGCTACTGCCACCTGAAAGTGACACGTACGATATCAAATTGTTTGCCAGATCTGGAAATGCTACAACTCCTCTGGTTTGGGTTTGCTCCTTCACTGTTGAGTGTCCAAACCCAAGGGCCACTGAGGACATACCAGAGAACCCTTTCCTGTCCTGGGGCCTACAGCCTTTTGCAGGATCCTTGGGTGTCATAGGCAGTTCCCAGAACAGTGAGGTTGCCGAAGTGGAAGATGGGGTCTTTGACTTAGTGTTGAAGACTTGCCAGCCTCTAATGGTGTTGTGTGAACTCGTCCACCCACAAATGGAAGGKGCTGTAGCCAGGTGCTGCCTGGCAACTCAGATTCAACCAGATAACCTCACATGTCATGTCTTGTGCCCATTTCATGGTTTCTACCGACTTTCATTGTTTGTGCGGGACTATGAGAAGACAGAAGATAAGTTCCAGAATGCTGCGAATTACCTATTGCACTGCAAAGAGAAGGTTGTTGGATTAGAAGAGTTGTTTCCTCCCAATCTGGGTTCRGCATGTGGGCCAGGAACCCGAACGGTAAAGGCAGGGCTATCAAGATTCAGCCACAACTCAGCCATTGTGAGTACCCAGCAAGGCAAGTGTAACCTCACCTTCCACAATCAGCAGGACCTTGAACTTCACTATGTTCTCARAAAAGAGAACATAAGCTCAAATTTTCCACTTTCACGTTACGTGTTCTGCACCTACACAGACCGCAAGGTGACTGTGAGCCTCAGTCTACCCGAGGCTGGGGTGTATCGGCTAGGACTCTATGCCCGGATCACCGCCGGAGGAGATTTCAGCCCaatgtgtgattttgttttaaggaACAACTCTCCTCAGATAAGACCTCCATTCCCCTGTGTCTACTCTGCCTGGGGGAAAGGATGCGTGCTGTTTGAGCCCCGTGTGGGCCTGCTAGAGCCGCTCTCCTGGGTCCTTTTCAGGGTTCGGGTCCCTGGAGCCCTCCGGGTAAGTGTGGTGGGAGAGAGTCGGACAGACCTAAAACTGAACAAGAGCAGAGTCTGGGAGGGGGACGTTTTTAGCGGAAACAGTCTTCAGCAACTGAAACTGGCAGCTTCTTTGGGCGACTCCAGTGAGATGTCCGTTTTGATGATGTTTGATGTAAAGCAGCTTCAGACTGAAGATGCTAATAAGGACTGA